From Helicobacter macacae MIT 99-5501, a single genomic window includes:
- a CDS encoding bifunctional ADP-dependent NAD(P)H-hydrate dehydratase/NAD(P)H-hydrate epimerase, with amino-acid sequence MKKLYQSSANLDKRAISKFLLSEEILMENAANALASLISRITHKKSVITIVCGSGDNGGDGYALARKIRGDYLVRVYEAKEPKSTLCKLQAQRAQVCGVEWTKKILPCDVVVDCLFGSGFSGELGSEFVALLGQMNSCARVKIACDIPSGLDISNGFDTRVKEAFRADYTLCMGALKIGLFSDNAKDFVGEVIVGDLGVSREDYEVQSPFFLLEESDLVLPQRREKSCHKGDFGYVAFICGEKLGASVLAAKSALRMGAGKVSLIKDFGKDLDKDSGVAVAKDFSDSTQRESSQSKSSDFALIATNPEIMLERGLPKGANVLVVGMGLGLGLKNTNFKTALKSALANSSVDFVVLDADMCYAEFVAELLSDEVAQGKIVLTPHPKEFASLAKICSILEDSSQANEGQASQEIDLVLQNRFSLALKFSQTYPKATLLLKGANSIIAQNGKLYINPLGSQALAKGGSGDVLCGVIAAYLAQSVAKAAQKKSPLDCTINASLAHALASHREKNSYALTPLLLIEHLGNL; translated from the coding sequence ATGAAAAAACTCTACCAAAGCAGTGCAAATCTCGATAAACGCGCGATTAGCAAATTTCTTTTAAGCGAAGAGATTTTGATGGAAAACGCTGCAAACGCGCTTGCTTCGCTTATATCTAGGATTACGCACAAAAAAAGCGTGATAACCATAGTCTGCGGTAGCGGGGATAATGGAGGTGATGGCTACGCACTTGCTAGAAAAATTAGAGGGGATTATCTCGTGCGTGTTTATGAAGCAAAAGAGCCAAAATCCACTCTCTGCAAGCTCCAAGCTCAAAGGGCGCAAGTGTGTGGCGTAGAGTGGACAAAAAAGATTTTGCCCTGCGATGTGGTGGTGGATTGTCTTTTTGGAAGTGGCTTTAGTGGCGAGCTAGGGAGTGAGTTTGTGGCACTACTAGGGCAGATGAACTCTTGCGCTAGGGTAAAAATCGCGTGTGATATTCCAAGCGGACTAGATATAAGCAATGGCTTTGATACGCGAGTAAAAGAAGCGTTTAGAGCGGATTATACACTTTGTATGGGTGCGCTAAAGATAGGGCTTTTTAGTGATAATGCAAAAGATTTCGTAGGCGAAGTCATCGTAGGGGATTTAGGCGTTAGCAGAGAGGATTATGAAGTGCAAAGCCCGTTTTTTTTGCTAGAGGAAAGCGACTTAGTCCTGCCACAAAGGCGAGAAAAATCCTGCCACAAAGGCGATTTTGGGTATGTCGCTTTTATCTGTGGAGAAAAGCTAGGTGCTAGTGTGCTAGCAGCAAAATCTGCTCTGCGTATGGGAGCGGGCAAAGTAAGCCTGATAAAAGATTTTGGCAAAGATTTAGACAAAGACAGCGGGGTAGCAGTGGCAAAAGATTTTAGCGATTCTACTCAAAGAGAATCTAGTCAAAGCAAATCTAGTGATTTTGCCCTCATCGCAACAAATCCAGAGATAATGCTAGAGCGGGGACTGCCAAAGGGAGCAAATGTCCTTGTGGTGGGAATGGGGCTAGGGCTTGGACTAAAAAATACAAACTTCAAAACCGCGCTAAAATCCGCCCTAGCAAATTCTAGTGTGGATTTTGTGGTGCTTGATGCGGATATGTGCTATGCGGAGTTTGTGGCAGAATTGCTAAGCGATGAGGTGGCACAAGGCAAAATCGTGCTTACCCCTCACCCAAAAGAGTTTGCTTCTCTAGCAAAAATCTGCTCGATTTTGGAAGACTCAAGCCAAGCAAATGAGGGGCAAGCAAGCCAAGAGATTGACTTGGTGCTACAAAACCGATTCTCCCTCGCCCTAAAATTTAGCCAAACTTATCCCAAAGCCACCTTGCTACTAAAAGGAGCAAACTCTATAATCGCCCAAAATGGCAAGCTATACATAAACCCACTTGGTAGCCAAGCCCTAGCCAAAGGCGGAAGTGGCGATGTGCTATGCGGTGTCATCGCTGCCTATCTAGCCCAATCAGTAGCCAAAGCTGCCCAAAAAAAATCCCCGCTAGATTGCACGATAAACGCTTCTTTAGCCCACGCGCTTGCTTCTCATAGAGAGAAAAACTCCTACGCGCTCACTCCACTGCTACTAATCGAGCATCTAGGAAATCTCTAA
- a CDS encoding ABC transporter ATP-binding protein, which produces MNEKPKKGILRLLELSGEKKTLLIFSSLLSSLAAICQFVPYFAGYYIVQEFILNAYNLGNVDKEIVFWCAFIAIASVLVAMVLNGITFTLSHFGAYRILYNLRLRLARHLASLPLGYFTHHTKGQIHKTLQENVEKIENFVAHKIPEFIQSVIGASALFVIFLMSDWKLGLVCVATYIIAICVQFSTYGKTKEEMKHCLEQYFDKLESINASSIEFVKGISVVKMFGKSISSFQDFAKSVEQYHHFTLGFTYKCMRPFGIFSTLVNGFILFTLPFCAYFITRDTFNLYDILLCVFFILLSNGLIAPFLRLFNLSGELMQISEGVERIDKIFSQKPLPQSQNPKKPTRFDIAFESVDFAYTDSSGKPYSKNALKGISFTLKEGESLAIVGKSGAGKSSVLHLLARFYDTNNGHIRIGGIDIKDITESDLMQSMSFVFQENFMFLDSLRENIKAGKEASDEEVLNAASLAQCKEVIDKYGLECVIGKEGMNLSGGEAQRINLARAILKNAPILLLDEVNSALDSTNEAKLNEALSHLAKGKTLIMVAHKLNSALKCDKIALMQDGQIIAFGTHKELLQTSTEYEELWNLYNDTQKWSINN; this is translated from the coding sequence ATGAATGAAAAACCCAAAAAAGGAATCTTGCGTTTGCTTGAGCTAAGCGGGGAGAAAAAAACGCTCCTCATTTTTTCAAGCCTGCTTTCCTCGCTTGCAGCGATTTGTCAGTTTGTGCCTTATTTTGCGGGGTATTATATCGTGCAAGAATTTATCCTAAACGCATACAATTTAGGCAATGTCGATAAAGAAATCGTCTTTTGGTGTGCGTTTATCGCCATTGCTAGCGTGCTTGTGGCGATGGTGCTAAATGGCATAACATTCACACTTAGCCATTTTGGCGCGTATAGGATTTTATACAATCTACGCTTGCGATTAGCGCGACATTTAGCGAGCCTCCCGCTAGGGTATTTCACGCACCACACAAAGGGGCAGATTCACAAAACCTTGCAAGAAAATGTCGAAAAAATCGAAAACTTTGTCGCGCACAAAATTCCAGAATTTATCCAATCAGTCATAGGAGCGAGCGCGCTATTTGTGATTTTTTTGATGAGTGATTGGAAGCTAGGGCTTGTGTGCGTGGCGACTTATATCATAGCGATATGCGTGCAGTTTAGCACCTATGGCAAGACTAAAGAGGAGATGAAGCACTGCTTAGAGCAGTATTTTGACAAACTAGAGTCCATAAACGCCTCAAGTATTGAGTTTGTCAAAGGCATAAGTGTGGTAAAAATGTTTGGCAAAAGCATTAGCTCTTTCCAAGATTTTGCCAAAAGCGTAGAGCAATATCATCACTTTACTTTAGGCTTTACTTACAAATGTATGCGCCCTTTTGGGATTTTTAGCACACTTGTAAATGGCTTTATTTTATTTACTCTGCCTTTTTGTGCCTACTTCATCACGCGCGATACTTTTAATCTCTATGATATTTTGCTTTGTGTGTTTTTTATTTTGCTTAGCAATGGACTGATTGCGCCGTTTTTAAGGCTATTTAACCTAAGTGGCGAGCTAATGCAAATAAGCGAGGGTGTGGAGCGCATAGACAAAATCTTTAGCCAAAAGCCCCTGCCACAAAGCCAAAATCCCAAAAAGCCAACGCGCTTTGACATAGCGTTTGAGAGCGTGGATTTTGCCTATACGGATTCTAGTGGCAAGCCTTATAGCAAAAACGCGCTAAAAGGCATTAGCTTCACACTCAAAGAGGGAGAATCGCTTGCCATAGTAGGCAAAAGCGGTGCGGGGAAATCTAGTGTGCTACACTTGCTTGCGAGGTTTTATGATACAAATAATGGACACATACGCATCGGTGGAATCGACATAAAAGACATAACCGAGAGTGATTTAATGCAATCTATGAGCTTTGTTTTTCAAGAGAATTTTATGTTTTTGGACTCATTACGCGAGAATATAAAAGCGGGCAAAGAAGCCAGCGATGAGGAAGTGCTAAATGCCGCTAGCCTAGCGCAATGCAAAGAAGTCATCGATAAATACGGGCTTGAGTGTGTCATAGGCAAAGAGGGAATGAACTTAAGTGGCGGGGAAGCGCAAAGAATAAACCTCGCCCGCGCTATTCTAAAAAACGCGCCAATACTTTTGCTAGATGAGGTGAATTCCGCACTTGATAGCACCAATGAAGCCAAACTCAATGAAGCTTTGTCCCACCTAGCCAAAGGCAAAACACTCATAATGGTCGCTCACAAGCTAAACTCCGCGCTAAAGTGCGACAAAATCGCGCTAATGCAAGATGGGCAAATCATCGCTTTTGGCACGCACAAGGAGCTACTACAAACAAGCACGGAGTATGAGGAGCTGTGGAATCTCTACAACGACACGCAAAAGTGGAGTATCAATAATTAG
- a CDS encoding ABC transporter ATP-binding protein — translation MLQMLKIITLNDMPRFYKSLFWTSIAEIAKFSTIFVVIYFVARVLGPFFEGSFFYFGGVEASFSELLLICAVGFLLMIAGYYLSIPAYRANFESTYKASAKGRIELAEHIRKLPLGFLESANPSRLSHCIMKDFASIEQANSHLVPQVFGSFVVSVVVFVGLAIYHFQMALAFFACVPLAVVILWATRRLSDYLSTRHINAVLDASNHINEYIDGITTIKAHSLSGEKFKRLERSFKNLRKESIKIEVGLMPFALAVVSCMGAGIGLMIGFGREFLLRGELSVIEYLGFILVGSKAFVPLMTFAINFIELRYFAKSGQNILALRAQKEVSGSDRQIPQGNDIAIENLCFSYGARSDNKGEDFENVQGNGENKGVIKQDFGVQDLGGQDVSGQDFDKQILARQDFALRDINLLIPHKSSLAIVGESGSGKSTLVKLIARFYEPSSGAIKIGNANEKASLKNIAELEIESLMAKFSMVFQNPYLFGGSVKSNVAFGKEDASDEEIEQALKSANALEFVNALPYGIDTKVSESGASLSGGEKQRISIARCNLKNSPIILLDEITSSLDVYNEFAMQRALNRLAKDKTVIIIAHKLKSVMNCDKIVFLKNGKIVESGTHKQLLALKGEYAKMWGAQNLG, via the coding sequence ATGTTGCAAATGCTAAAAATCATCACCCTAAATGATATGCCTAGATTTTACAAATCGCTTTTTTGGACAAGCATAGCAGAAATAGCAAAATTTAGCACGATTTTTGTGGTGATTTACTTTGTCGCTAGGGTTTTGGGTCCCTTTTTTGAGGGCTCGTTTTTTTACTTTGGTGGAGTGGAGGCGAGCTTTAGCGAGCTATTGCTTATCTGTGCAGTAGGGTTTTTGCTAATGATAGCGGGCTATTATCTCTCTATCCCTGCGTATAGGGCAAACTTTGAGAGCACTTACAAAGCAAGCGCAAAAGGGCGCATAGAGCTAGCCGAGCATATCCGCAAACTGCCATTAGGGTTTTTAGAGAGTGCAAATCCCTCAAGGCTAAGCCACTGCATTATGAAAGATTTTGCAAGTATCGAGCAGGCAAATAGCCACCTTGTCCCGCAAGTCTTTGGGAGCTTTGTGGTGAGTGTGGTGGTGTTTGTGGGGCTAGCGATTTATCATTTTCAAATGGCGTTGGCATTTTTTGCGTGCGTGCCTTTGGCGGTGGTTATTTTATGGGCTACGAGGAGGCTTAGCGATTATCTAAGCACAAGGCATATCAATGCGGTGCTAGACGCTTCAAATCACATAAACGAATACATTGACGGAATCACTACGATAAAAGCGCATAGCTTAAGTGGCGAGAAATTCAAACGACTAGAGAGGAGCTTTAAAAACCTGCGCAAAGAAAGCATAAAAATCGAAGTGGGGCTAATGCCTTTTGCGCTTGCTGTGGTGTCGTGTATGGGTGCTGGAATCGGGCTTATGATAGGCTTTGGCAGGGAGTTTTTGCTGCGTGGAGAACTCTCTGTGATTGAGTATTTGGGCTTTATTTTGGTGGGCTCTAAGGCGTTTGTCCCGCTAATGACTTTTGCGATAAACTTCATCGAGCTGCGCTACTTCGCCAAATCTGGGCAAAATATCCTAGCTTTGAGGGCGCAAAAAGAAGTAAGCGGGAGCGATAGGCAAATCCCGCAGGGAAATGACATAGCCATAGAAAATCTGTGCTTTAGCTATGGCGCGAGGAGTGATAACAAGGGCGAGGATTTCGAGAATGTGCAAGGAAATGGCGAAAATAAGGGAGTAATTAAGCAAGATTTTGGCGTGCAGGACTTAGGCGGACAAGATGTTAGCGGGCAGGATTTTGATAAGCAGATTTTGGCTAGGCAAGACTTCGCCCTGCGAGATATAAACCTCCTAATCCCGCACAAATCTAGCCTAGCAATCGTAGGTGAATCTGGCTCGGGCAAAAGCACGCTAGTCAAGCTCATTGCTAGATTTTATGAGCCAAGTAGCGGGGCAATCAAAATCGGCAATGCAAATGAAAAAGCTAGCCTAAAAAATATCGCCGAGCTAGAAATCGAAAGCCTTATGGCGAAGTTTTCTATGGTGTTTCAAAACCCTTATCTTTTCGGCGGGAGCGTGAAGTCAAATGTCGCCTTTGGCAAAGAGGACGCAAGCGATGAGGAGATAGAGCAAGCACTAAAATCTGCCAACGCGCTAGAGTTTGTAAATGCGCTGCCCTATGGCATAGACACAAAGGTGAGTGAGAGCGGAGCAAGCCTAAGCGGTGGAGAAAAGCAGCGAATCTCAATCGCTCGGTGCAACCTCAAAAACTCGCCCATAATCTTGCTAGATGAAATCACTTCAAGCCTTGATGTGTATAATGAGTTTGCGATGCAGCGTGCGCTAAACCGCCTAGCAAAAGACAAAACAGTCATCATCATCGCGCATAAACTAAAAAGTGTGATGAACTGCGACAAAATCGTGTTTTTAAAAAACGGCAAAATCGTAGAGAGTGGCACGCACAAGCAGCTACTAGCACTAAAGGGCGAGTATGCCAAAATGTGGGGTGCACAAAATCTGGGATAG
- a CDS encoding uracil-DNA glycosylase family protein, protein MTPKATKNLAQNPKTAEIYKLYELYLAKSFGVDYIAQETPQVAPSKSLESSLAAQIKSCHLCARSKLDTPKLDYVRSDSVVVFVSEFAMGDMTKPPKSAQNPHILSPFLFDSKGAQMLQNIAQNVFKTDKFSVLSLLKCATRESTQQEREACKPYLISQLSKSPAKAVVLFGEVVCESVLGLDFSHKGVALDLLDKKAIATYSLSQLLRNPSLKKQTLAHLHTLLQASPLNPN, encoded by the coding sequence ATGACACCTAAAGCCACCAAAAATCTAGCGCAAAATCCAAAAACCGCTGAAATCTATAAGCTATATGAACTATATCTAGCAAAGTCATTTGGCGTAGACTACATAGCCCAAGAAACCCCACAAGTCGCCCCAAGCAAATCCCTAGAATCAAGCCTAGCTGCCCAAATCAAAAGCTGCCACCTCTGCGCTAGAAGCAAGCTAGACACACCCAAACTTGACTATGTGCGAAGTGATAGTGTGGTGGTGTTTGTAAGTGAGTTTGCTATGGGCGATATGACAAAGCCACCAAAATCAGCGCAAAATCCACATATTCTCTCTCCATTTCTCTTTGACTCCAAAGGAGCGCAAATGCTCCAAAACATCGCCCAAAATGTGTTTAAAACCGATAAATTTAGCGTGCTATCTCTGCTAAAATGCGCCACTAGAGAATCCACCCAGCAAGAGCGCGAAGCGTGCAAACCCTACCTCATATCCCAGCTATCAAAAAGCCCAGCCAAAGCCGTAGTGCTTTTTGGCGAGGTGGTGTGTGAGAGTGTGCTAGGGCTAGACTTTAGCCACAAAGGCGTAGCACTAGATTTGCTAGACAAAAAGGCGATAGCCACCTACTCTCTCTCACAGCTCCTACGCAACCCCTCGCTAAAAAAGCAAACCCTAGCACATCTTCACACGCTACTTCAAGCAAGCCCGCTAAATCCAAACTAG